The genomic window ATTTCAGTGTAAtagtagataaaatattaacaaaaatctttcCTCTTTCCAGGtaaacaaagtcactttcgcACCTCTCGTGGTGTCCACGCTGTTCATCTTACTGACCTCTTTACTGGCGCACTGCGCGAGGCGGCTAGTACAAAAAACGATCAAAGAACCGTTCATAAGGCTGCTACTGGAAGAGGCGATAGCAGCTGCTGAGTTGTGCGGATGCTGCTTCGAACTTATTATTGGTGAGGATTATGATGAAACAAGGATATTTTTgcgttcgttttttttaaacattatcaatGTTCAGATGTCCGTCTGAATAAATAACGCTAAATACAGAATGACACATCTTATATGGCCCAATAGGTTGAACATACACCTTCAATTCTtcaattttgatgtgcttaatttgaattcataattaatttcgtgctcaaCGGTGAAACATTccgaggaaaactgcatgtatcggatgaaaatctgcttCATGTTTATCCAGCTCGGAAAGACATGGTGGAATATATTCCGAACATTCACCTCAAAAAGCACAGATGACCTTGGTTCAGCAGTGGAAAATTATCacactgttactttactttttaactatttttaatttatgttaccaCTAAATAACAATGTTACATTATACAAAGATCTATAATTGATGCATGGTGGCAGGTCTTTGTGCAATCCCGTATGGTtaagtaccatccactcatcacatattctaaaaaatcgatataataaattctagaaaaatattttgaaaatcctTATATATTTCGGGATTTCTAGCCCTTTCTATGCGGTCCGAATCATTCTCTTAAACAGAATAGATCTTTATCTATTAGtggaacattaaaatattacaaacatttactttttaaagatttgtaatgttatatatttcaatattttcagtTGCTGATAATTTTGGTGTGGCCACATATGCCATATACCTGTTTGCTCTCACGATCTGGTGGTCACTGAACTGGGGAGATGCAACCGCTTGTCCCTACACTCACATCGAAGATATTATCGAAGGTaagaattgttaattaaaataaagtacatcGTCAGAAATAATGACCGAATATTACAACAAAATGTCGTTGCTGATTTCGATAAAAGTTGACAGTTAGACATTTGGGACAATGAGTAACaaaagtttcttgtcggttcctCTCGATAAAATGTCCATTACAAACCGgtggattttaatttaacttagttacgtctttgtttttatatactatgACATCAATAACAATCAAATCAAGTGTTTCTGCAGTAAATGGAATATAGATAAATTTTGGAAATATGGGCGAATATTTGTGACGTATGTTCTCTTAAGCATTTTTTGCTACGGCTCTTACAATGATTCCCGAGGTGAGTATCAAAGACCAATGTATCAAAGGATGTAGCGTATAAAGCCAGTCCTTATACCCAATGccatgtaaattattttgtgaaaCGACATTTTTTCGATTTATAGGCAGAGGCGACATTCGTAAGGCTTTCATAAAGACTTGGGCGGAGTTAGCTGGTGGGATATTGgtgtttaaatatgtacaaatgtaTTGGGCATTGGAAATATCGGAGACACACAAGAATAAAGCTTTTGAAGACTGCACGGCTGATTTACAGGTATGAGGCATACTTAAACtgcataactttttttttttaatttaaaaattcatagtATAGCAAAGACAAATCGAATAAGAAATAATGCtccattattgtattattttaaagtgatttaATAGAGCGTTATGtcaactttgttttaattttcgagccttttaattaaattacaatagcCTCTATCGAATGAACGAGGCTTATAGTGATCATTCCATAATTGAGAGCTCtcgaaaaatatttcagtattaagATGagtgtgtttaaaattaataaaatgttttacgcTATAACTAGCTTCAGCCTGCCGCTTTGctcgttaatttaatttaaatatatatgttttcataAGCAAcgacttaattaatttattaatttagtttgtgACAACTGAAAATacaattactataatttataattacttagaaatgttacaaatatcaattaataataggGTCATTCATATTCTGTGACTTATGCTCGGTTATGTTCGACAAACGATCCGTTTTGGTTACGGTTAGTAAAACTTTATAGGATCTTCGAGGTACGAAGATATCATTGGTTTTGTAAGGATATGGCTACGAGTATCGTAAATATACGAATGTTTCaataagaaaaatgtatattgtgtattttgaatatgtatatttgaatatggaagttggattttaatcatttttttaaatagttttactaAAATCCAGTTACTTAATATGTTGTTAAAGTGCGTGATCAATATTAAACACAAGAACTTTTGCTATCATAATGTTagacaaattacaatttttgatataaaattaaaggttttttaataattaaaattgtataggtATAAAAATCATTGAGTCATTAAGATCCTTGTAtattcacccttcaaagcggaacaacAATATCAAGTATTTATGTTTGACGGTCGAATATCTTAGGTGTAggtggtaccttcccaggcAGGCTTAAGCTCTTAAAAGCAGCCTTCCAATATAACCaatacaaacttagttacaaataaaattacacttaagtaattatgtatatattttaaatattcatgattTTCGCTGCATTTGCCATTTCATTTAATGCTTTCTAACCTTAGGGTTGCTTGGAAGAAATCCCTATAACGTGATCACGCTG from Vanessa tameamea isolate UH-Manoa-2023 chromosome 17, ilVanTame1 primary haplotype, whole genome shotgun sequence includes these protein-coding regions:
- the LOC113400496 gene encoding aquaporin-11 isoform X3, producing the protein MKFTIDVLGIFLKVVVRVNKVTFAPLVVSTLFILLTSLLAHCARRLVQKTIKEPFIRLLLEEAIAAAELCGCCFELIIVADNFGVATYAIYLFALTIWWSLNWGDATACPYTHIEDIIEGRGDIRKAFIKTWAELAGGILVFKYVQMYWALEISETHKNKAFEDCTADLQVPALYGAIVEGVATCLCRLASRSLSDLNPRYSTAIDSFIGTSLVVAAFDYSGGYFNPVLATSLKAGCDGHTLMEHAMVYWLGACAGSVLSVYLYKLPVIQKYVRGTTEVNGDSIWADKED